One region of Chitinophaga varians genomic DNA includes:
- a CDS encoding S1C family serine protease yields MNLLREIERYLEGEMSGQEKAVFEELRKNNPQVNRQVEEQEFFLQQLQHFGQRQSLQAKMDHIHRQLDMPTLRKQAREENLAAKKVSVRRRTITNLAAAACIALVTSLSTIAVLQNAAKNKSTAQYEDVRRVLNNIQRSQNALINDINNKSKAPVNPGTYGGTGFAVSGNGYIVTNYHVVAGADSVYVQNNKGEAFKAVSVFEDISSDLAVLRIADSSFKGQPLPYALKPQNAKLGEEVFTMGFPRDEIVYGKGYISAKTGFNGDTTAYQVSIPVNPGNSGAPLLDGQGDVVGIVTGKQTTSDGIAFAVKSAHLKRLLDEMPKDKNMKKEITRKSHLEGLNRLDQIKKLEEFVYMVKVYN; encoded by the coding sequence ATGAATTTATTACGTGAAATTGAACGTTACCTGGAAGGGGAAATGAGCGGACAGGAAAAAGCCGTTTTCGAGGAACTGCGTAAAAACAATCCGCAAGTCAACCGTCAGGTGGAGGAGCAGGAGTTTTTTCTGCAGCAGCTGCAACATTTTGGCCAGCGCCAGTCGCTCCAGGCTAAAATGGACCACATTCACCGGCAACTGGACATGCCTACCCTGCGTAAACAAGCCCGGGAAGAAAACCTGGCCGCCAAAAAGGTATCTGTCCGCCGCCGTACCATTACCAACCTGGCAGCCGCCGCCTGTATCGCACTGGTGACGTCCCTGTCTACTATCGCAGTACTGCAGAACGCTGCCAAAAATAAATCCACAGCCCAGTATGAGGACGTCAGAAGAGTACTGAACAATATCCAGCGCTCCCAAAATGCACTCATCAATGATATCAATAACAAAAGCAAGGCACCGGTTAATCCCGGCACCTACGGCGGCACTGGTTTTGCCGTGTCCGGCAATGGCTACATCGTCACTAACTATCATGTAGTGGCCGGCGCGGATTCGGTATATGTGCAGAATAATAAAGGTGAGGCTTTTAAAGCGGTCAGCGTTTTTGAAGATATCTCCAGCGACCTGGCGGTATTGAGAATTGCCGACTCCTCCTTCAAAGGCCAGCCCCTGCCCTACGCACTGAAACCACAGAACGCGAAACTGGGCGAAGAAGTTTTCACCATGGGCTTCCCCCGCGATGAAATCGTTTATGGTAAAGGTTATATCAGCGCTAAAACCGGTTTCAACGGCGATACCACGGCCTATCAGGTGTCTATCCCGGTTAATCCGGGCAACAGCGGCGCTCCCCTGTTAGACGGCCAGGGCGATGTGGTAGGTATCGTTACCGGCAAACAAACCACTTCCGACGGCATCGCCTTCGCGGTGAAATCGGCTCACCTGAAACGGTTGCTCGATGAAATGCCGAAAGATAAAAACATGAAAAAAGAAATAACCCGTAAGAGCCATCTGGAAGGGTTAAACAGATTAGACCAAATCAAAAAACTGGAAGAGTTTGTATATATGGTGAAGGTCTACAATTAA
- a CDS encoding prephenate dehydrogenase: protein MIVTIIGTGLIGGSLAITLREKGVADKIIGVDQHAEHLQRAKELNIIDDGMPLNEALQCSDLVILAIPVDAVLQVLPELMDKVRPNQVIMDVGSTKQKILQLVAGHPNRGRFVAAHPMAGTEYSGPDAAIRNLFTHKTMVLCDVKNSDDDALEMVEDMVDKLQMRTVYMNGEEHDLHTAYVSHISHITSFALALTVLKKEKESGRIFELASGGFESTVRLAKSSPDMWVPIFKHNRGNVLDVLDEHIHQLQQMKSLLENEDYDTFYKLIQKSNKIRKILK from the coding sequence ATGATTGTAACGATAATAGGCACAGGTTTGATCGGCGGCTCGCTGGCTATCACCCTCCGGGAAAAAGGAGTGGCAGATAAGATCATCGGGGTAGACCAGCACGCAGAGCACCTGCAACGGGCCAAAGAACTGAACATCATCGATGACGGCATGCCGCTCAATGAAGCGCTGCAATGCTCCGACCTCGTGATACTGGCCATCCCGGTAGATGCGGTATTACAGGTGCTGCCTGAACTGATGGACAAAGTACGCCCTAACCAGGTCATCATGGACGTGGGTTCTACCAAACAAAAAATACTGCAACTCGTTGCCGGTCATCCCAATCGCGGCCGTTTTGTAGCGGCCCACCCGATGGCCGGCACCGAGTATTCCGGCCCCGATGCCGCTATACGCAACCTCTTCACCCACAAAACAATGGTGCTCTGTGATGTGAAAAACAGTGATGATGACGCCCTCGAAATGGTAGAGGACATGGTCGACAAACTGCAGATGCGCACCGTATATATGAACGGAGAAGAACACGACCTGCATACCGCTTACGTGTCACACATCTCCCACATCACCTCTTTTGCACTGGCACTGACCGTACTCAAAAAAGAGAAAGAGTCGGGCCGCATCTTTGAACTGGCCAGCGGCGGTTTTGAATCTACCGTACGGCTTGCGAAAAGTTCACCGGACATGTGGGTGCCCATCTTCAAACACAACAGGGGCAACGTCCTCGACGTACTGGATGAACACATCCACCAGCTGCAGCAGATGAAATCACTGCTTGAAAATGAAGACTACGACACCTTCTACAAGCTGATCCAGAAATCAAACAAAATCAGGAAAATCCTGAAATAA
- a CDS encoding prephenate dehydratase has protein sequence MKIAIQGFEGAFHQIAAQSFFGKQTDIEACATFSELVRKVKQDPGVDAGIMAIENSIAGSILPNYSLLKNSGLHVTGEVYLQINQHLMVLPGQQLEDIREVHSHPMALLQCIDFLEKHPHIKLVETEDTALSAKHVRQKKLKSVAAIAGKLAAEIYELDIIAPNIQTNKNNYTRFLALSRTAVPVAPDANKASVYFHTSHDRGTLAKVLTKIADAGINLSKLQSFPIPAKEWNYYFHADMEFENPAHFEKGLEKIAPLTENLKVLGIYRKGKTH, from the coding sequence ATGAAAATTGCCATACAAGGGTTTGAAGGTGCTTTCCACCAGATCGCTGCTCAGAGTTTCTTCGGAAAACAGACCGATATTGAAGCCTGTGCCACCTTTTCCGAACTGGTACGTAAGGTAAAGCAGGACCCCGGCGTGGACGCAGGTATCATGGCCATCGAAAACTCCATCGCAGGCAGCATTTTACCGAACTACAGCCTCCTCAAAAACTCCGGCCTGCATGTGACCGGCGAAGTTTACCTGCAGATCAACCAGCATCTGATGGTGCTGCCAGGGCAGCAACTGGAAGATATCCGCGAAGTACATTCGCACCCAATGGCTCTTTTGCAGTGTATCGACTTCCTCGAGAAACACCCGCATATCAAGCTGGTGGAAACAGAGGACACCGCGCTCAGCGCCAAACACGTACGGCAGAAAAAACTGAAAAGCGTGGCGGCGATCGCCGGTAAACTGGCGGCTGAAATCTACGAGCTGGATATCATTGCCCCCAACATCCAGACCAACAAAAACAACTATACCCGTTTCCTGGCGCTGTCCCGTACCGCTGTACCCGTTGCGCCGGACGCCAATAAAGCCTCTGTTTACTTTCATACCAGCCACGATCGGGGCACACTCGCCAAGGTGCTGACCAAAATAGCGGATGCTGGTATCAACTTATCCAAGCTGCAGTCTTTTCCCATCCCTGCAAAAGAATGGAACTATTACTTCCACGCCGACATGGAGTTTGAAAATCCGGCACATTTTGAAAAGGGATTGGAAAAAATAGCGCCGCTCACCGAAAATCTCAAAGTGCTGGGCATCTACAGAAAAGGCAAAACACATTAA
- the aroA gene encoding 3-phosphoshikimate 1-carboxyvinyltransferase yields the protein MQVTVSPGIVKGTVTANPSKSAMQRAVAAALLANGTTIIRNPGLSNDCLAALEVAENLGARIKRGEDHFEITSHGVKPFYDEINCGESGLGIRMFTPIAALASIPITIVGHGSLTTRPMHFFEEVLPQLDVKCSTQDGKLPLHIQGPLQPKNITIDGSLSSQFLTGLLMAYGSAAEDVTITVKDLKSKPYIALTLQLMEHFGVKVEEQNFEQFRFGKKQSYNATDYTVEGDWSGAAFLLVAAAVAGKAEVQHLNTASAQSDKAILEALEKAGAHILPGVFTVNIQQNGLNAFEIDATDCPDLFPPLVALAANCNGTTKIKGVSRLAHKESDRGLTLQEEFGKMGIRIDLEGDIMLVHGGTGIKGAHVHSHNDHRIAMACAVAALTADGPVIIENAEAVNKSYPEFYDHLQLLGGKIAVAANS from the coding sequence ATGCAAGTTACTGTATCACCCGGCATTGTTAAAGGCACCGTTACGGCCAATCCTTCCAAAAGCGCCATGCAACGCGCCGTAGCCGCTGCGCTGTTGGCAAATGGCACGACCATCATCCGTAATCCCGGCCTGAGCAACGATTGCCTGGCAGCACTTGAGGTAGCTGAAAATCTCGGTGCCAGGATCAAAAGGGGAGAAGATCATTTTGAAATCACCAGCCATGGCGTAAAACCATTCTACGATGAAATCAACTGCGGAGAATCCGGCCTCGGTATCCGTATGTTTACGCCTATCGCTGCACTGGCTTCTATTCCGATCACCATCGTTGGGCATGGCAGCCTCACTACCCGCCCCATGCACTTTTTCGAAGAAGTGCTGCCACAGCTGGACGTGAAATGCTCCACCCAGGATGGCAAACTGCCCCTGCATATACAGGGCCCGTTACAGCCGAAAAACATTACCATCGACGGCTCTCTCAGTTCACAGTTCCTCACCGGCCTGCTCATGGCCTACGGCTCAGCAGCAGAAGATGTGACCATCACCGTAAAAGATCTTAAAAGCAAGCCTTATATCGCGTTGACCCTGCAACTGATGGAACACTTCGGGGTAAAGGTGGAAGAACAAAACTTTGAGCAGTTCCGCTTTGGTAAAAAACAGTCCTATAACGCTACCGACTATACGGTAGAAGGTGACTGGAGTGGCGCCGCTTTCCTGCTGGTAGCCGCTGCGGTGGCCGGTAAGGCAGAAGTGCAGCACCTCAATACCGCTTCCGCGCAGTCAGACAAAGCCATCCTGGAAGCGCTGGAAAAAGCAGGCGCCCACATTCTGCCGGGAGTGTTTACCGTGAATATCCAGCAAAACGGGCTGAATGCCTTCGAAATAGATGCAACGGATTGTCCGGACCTGTTCCCACCGCTCGTGGCGCTGGCAGCTAACTGCAACGGCACTACGAAAATTAAAGGCGTAAGCCGCCTCGCCCACAAGGAAAGTGACCGCGGCCTTACTTTACAGGAAGAATTCGGCAAAATGGGCATCCGCATAGACCTCGAAGGGGACATCATGCTGGTGCATGGTGGTACCGGCATCAAAGGTGCGCACGTACATTCCCATAATGACCACCGTATCGCCATGGCCTGCGCCGTAGCGGCCCTTACGGCCGACGGTCCGGTGATCATCGAAAACGCAGAAGCAGTGAATAAGTCGTACCCTGAATTCTACGACCACCTGCAACTGCTGGGAGGTAAAATAGCCGTGGCTGCCAACAGCTAA
- a CDS encoding RNA polymerase sigma factor, whose product MKQHQDITRDRELLLGLAKSDDKSLETIYSENFPAVLRMILQHNGSEDDAKDVFQEAIIILYEKACEGSFNLTSRLKTFLYSVCRHIWLKKVQSTYGLYALPPEMEETIPAAEVVDEHSTKDEQFRIMESAMGSIGEPCKTILEDYYIQKKSMQEIAEKFGYTNAENAKNQKYKCLMRLKKLFFDQYNTSL is encoded by the coding sequence GTGAAGCAACATCAAGACATAACAAGAGACAGGGAATTATTGCTGGGATTGGCAAAGAGCGATGATAAGTCATTGGAAACCATCTACTCAGAGAATTTTCCAGCCGTGCTGCGTATGATTTTACAGCACAACGGCAGCGAAGACGACGCCAAAGATGTTTTCCAGGAAGCCATCATCATTCTATATGAAAAAGCCTGCGAAGGTAGTTTCAACCTGACCAGCCGGCTAAAAACTTTCCTTTATTCGGTTTGCCGCCACATTTGGCTGAAAAAGGTACAAAGCACTTACGGGCTTTATGCACTTCCACCGGAAATGGAGGAAACCATTCCGGCCGCAGAGGTGGTAGATGAACACAGCACCAAAGACGAACAGTTCCGTATTATGGAAAGTGCGATGGGCAGCATTGGCGAACCCTGCAAGACTATTCTGGAAGATTATTATATACAGAAAAAGTCCATGCAGGAAATAGCAGAGAAATTCGGCTATACCAACGCCGAAAATGCCAAAAATCAGAAGTATAAGTGTCTGATGCGCCTGAAGAAGTTATTTTTTGATCAGTATAATACATCCTTATAA
- the aroB gene encoding 3-dehydroquinate synthase — MKKLTNNFQQQATTYLMGESLLQLGNHVDRHRSVIVIDENVERLHGHHLHDWKKIVVPAGEDVKNMATVEKVIDGLIAYEADRKTTLIGIGGGMITDVAGFAASIYMRGIPFGFVPTTLLAQVDASIGGKNGVSHGKQKNLLGTIRQPEFILFDYALPLTMPAEEWHNGFAEIIKYACIMDAELFDYLEVNREKALARDVAVLEYLVEKSVTAKTKVVLEDEFENGPRRWLNFGHTLGHAVEKLEHIAHGKAVAIGMVAAARFSEQLMGFPNEQTLRLIKLITDYQLPVAFNSDKAAVFDIFKLDKKREKDAIHFVLLEKIGTATTMPVPITDLQLLLQAL, encoded by the coding sequence ATGAAAAAGCTAACCAATAATTTTCAGCAGCAGGCCACTACCTATCTGATGGGAGAAAGCCTGCTGCAGTTGGGAAACCATGTAGACCGTCACCGGTCTGTGATCGTGATCGATGAAAATGTGGAAAGACTGCACGGCCATCACCTGCACGACTGGAAAAAGATAGTGGTGCCTGCCGGCGAAGACGTGAAAAACATGGCCACCGTGGAAAAAGTCATCGACGGACTGATTGCATATGAGGCCGACCGCAAAACCACCCTTATCGGCATTGGTGGCGGTATGATCACCGATGTGGCAGGTTTCGCGGCCAGCATCTACATGAGAGGCATTCCCTTCGGGTTTGTGCCTACAACGCTGCTGGCACAGGTAGATGCCTCCATCGGCGGTAAAAATGGCGTCAGCCATGGGAAACAAAAAAACCTGCTCGGCACTATCCGCCAGCCTGAGTTCATCCTTTTCGACTACGCCCTGCCCCTGACCATGCCTGCAGAAGAATGGCACAACGGCTTCGCAGAGATCATCAAATATGCGTGCATCATGGACGCAGAACTGTTTGACTACCTGGAAGTAAACCGGGAAAAGGCCCTGGCAAGGGATGTGGCAGTGCTGGAATACCTGGTGGAAAAATCAGTGACAGCCAAAACCAAAGTAGTACTGGAAGATGAGTTTGAAAACGGCCCGCGCCGCTGGCTCAATTTCGGTCACACGCTGGGACACGCCGTAGAAAAACTGGAGCATATCGCTCATGGCAAAGCAGTGGCCATCGGTATGGTGGCAGCGGCCCGTTTCTCTGAACAACTGATGGGCTTTCCCAACGAACAAACCCTGCGCCTGATAAAACTGATCACCGATTATCAGTTGCCGGTAGCTTTTAACTCCGACAAAGCAGCGGTGTTTGATATCTTCAAGCTGGACAAAAAACGGGAAAAAGACGCCATCCATTTTGTGCTGCTGGAGAAAATAGGAACGGCCACCACTATGCCTGTTCCTATCACAGACCTGCAACTGCTGCTGCAGGCGTTGTAA
- a CDS encoding pyridoxal phosphate-dependent aminotransferase produces the protein MQIQVAKRLQGTEEYYFSKKLREIDEMNQNGPKVINLGIGSPDLPPHPSVVEALHEQAALPNTHAYQGYKGIPALRKAMADWYQRFYGVDLHPDTEVLPLIGSKEGIMHICMTYLQAGDEALIPNPGYPTYRSAVNLSGATVVDYDLVAENGWLPDLDALAKKDLSRVKIMWVNYPHMPTGAKVNREFAAKLIAFAKQHNILICHDNPYSFILNEQPESLLQFEGARDVVLELNSLSKSSNMAGWRVGMLVGKAAWIADVLRFKSNMDSGMFQPLQMAAVKALQLGREWYDELNKIYRGRREKVFQLLDLLQCTYDKNQVGMFVWASIPDTYDNGYTLSDEVLQKARVFITPGGIFGSNGNGYVRVSLCQDEKVFQDAIDRIKTVIK, from the coding sequence ATGCAAATACAGGTTGCAAAAAGATTACAGGGAACAGAAGAATACTATTTCTCCAAAAAACTAAGGGAAATAGACGAAATGAACCAAAACGGTCCCAAAGTCATTAATCTGGGTATCGGAAGCCCGGACCTGCCCCCGCACCCGTCTGTGGTGGAGGCGCTCCATGAACAGGCGGCCCTGCCCAATACCCACGCATACCAGGGCTACAAAGGTATCCCTGCACTGCGTAAGGCCATGGCCGACTGGTACCAGCGTTTCTATGGAGTGGACCTCCATCCCGACACGGAAGTGCTGCCCCTCATCGGTTCCAAGGAAGGTATCATGCATATCTGCATGACCTACCTGCAGGCCGGCGATGAAGCCCTGATCCCTAACCCGGGTTACCCTACCTACCGCTCTGCGGTAAACCTGAGCGGCGCCACTGTGGTGGACTACGACCTGGTGGCGGAAAACGGCTGGCTCCCCGATCTCGATGCACTGGCAAAAAAAGACCTGAGCCGGGTGAAAATCATGTGGGTCAACTACCCCCATATGCCCACCGGCGCTAAAGTAAACAGGGAATTTGCAGCGAAACTGATAGCTTTCGCCAAACAGCACAACATCCTGATCTGTCACGATAACCCGTACAGCTTCATCCTCAATGAACAGCCGGAAAGCCTGTTACAGTTTGAAGGCGCGCGTGACGTAGTGCTGGAGCTCAACTCCCTCAGCAAGTCTTCCAACATGGCCGGCTGGCGTGTAGGCATGCTGGTGGGCAAAGCGGCATGGATCGCTGATGTGCTCCGCTTTAAAAGCAATATGGACTCCGGTATGTTCCAGCCCCTGCAGATGGCCGCTGTAAAAGCACTGCAACTGGGCCGTGAATGGTACGATGAGCTCAACAAAATATACCGCGGCCGCCGCGAAAAAGTATTCCAGCTGCTGGACCTGCTGCAATGCACCTACGATAAAAACCAGGTAGGCATGTTTGTATGGGCAAGCATTCCGGATACTTACGATAACGGCTACACGCTCAGCGATGAGGTGCTGCAGAAAGCACGGGTGTTTATTACGCCCGGCGGTATTTTCGGAAGTAACGGCAACGGCTATGTCCGGGTAAGCCTCTGTCAGGATGAAAAGGTTTTCCAGGACGCTATTGACCGTATAAAAACTGTGATAAAATGA
- a CDS encoding chorismate mutase: MVQTMEEILSKTKFSDPSSDKKPLIISGPCSAETEEQVLATALALQKTGKVDVLRAGIWKPRTRPGSFEGIGTKGLAWLQKARELTGLPLAVEVATAKQVEDALHFGVDILWVGARTTVNPFSVQEVADALKGVDTTVLIKNPINPDLELWIGAVERIQKAGINKVGLIHRGFSSYGNTQYRNAPMWHLAIELKRRMPELPMICDPSHISGRRDILQEVSQEAIDLDYDGLMLETHVDPDNAWSDAKQQVTPEKLAELLDGIVWRREHTDKKDFNTALEKLRAQINQVDDEIMLLLGNRMKIAEKIGMYKKENNITILQTNRWNEILERNIAKGEKLGLTKEFILKYFDAVHLESINRQNRVMNEEK, encoded by the coding sequence ATGGTACAGACAATGGAAGAAATATTATCCAAAACCAAATTCTCAGATCCTTCATCTGATAAAAAGCCGTTGATCATCTCCGGCCCCTGCAGCGCTGAAACAGAAGAGCAGGTTTTAGCCACCGCGCTGGCATTACAAAAAACCGGTAAAGTGGACGTATTGCGCGCCGGTATCTGGAAACCCCGCACCCGTCCGGGCTCTTTCGAAGGCATCGGTACCAAAGGCCTCGCATGGCTGCAGAAAGCCCGCGAACTGACCGGCCTGCCGCTGGCTGTGGAAGTAGCTACCGCTAAACAGGTGGAAGATGCGCTGCACTTTGGTGTGGATATCCTGTGGGTAGGAGCCCGAACCACAGTGAACCCCTTCTCTGTACAGGAAGTGGCAGATGCACTGAAAGGTGTGGACACCACCGTGCTGATCAAAAACCCCATCAACCCGGACCTCGAACTGTGGATCGGCGCTGTGGAAAGAATCCAGAAAGCAGGCATTAACAAAGTAGGCCTCATCCACCGCGGTTTCTCCAGCTACGGCAATACCCAATACCGCAATGCCCCCATGTGGCACCTCGCTATCGAGCTGAAACGCCGCATGCCTGAACTGCCCATGATCTGCGATCCCAGCCACATCTCCGGCCGCCGCGATATCCTGCAGGAAGTTTCCCAGGAAGCGATCGACCTCGACTACGATGGCCTGATGCTCGAAACACACGTAGATCCCGACAACGCCTGGAGCGATGCCAAACAACAGGTGACTCCTGAAAAACTGGCTGAACTGCTGGACGGTATCGTGTGGAGAAGAGAACACACCGATAAAAAAGATTTCAATACCGCCCTCGAAAAACTGCGCGCGCAGATCAACCAGGTGGACGATGAAATCATGCTGCTGCTCGGCAACCGTATGAAAATCGCTGAGAAAATCGGTATGTACAAGAAAGAAAATAACATCACCATCCTGCAAACCAACCGCTGGAACGAAATCCTGGAGCGCAACATCGCTAAAGGCGAGAAACTGGGCCTCACCAAAGAATTCATCCTGAAATACTTCGATGCGGTGCACCTGGAATCCATCAACCGTCAGAACAGGGTGATGAACGAAGAAAAATAA
- a CDS encoding carboxypeptidase-like regulatory domain-containing protein, protein MKAHMRILLLGCIAGMLFPFAAKAQVIVTGQISDSNKLVLPYATITNLTTGRHSLSDQGGFYKIDATRNDKIVFTFVGYLPDTVKVTQTTGTQTLNVKLVVASRFLKGVEVSSQYTPYQLDSMERRRQYGYLLDLPNKPLAGGSTPQGAGIVFSPFTRYSKSEKQKRQFKKNYEEMEKEKYIDSRFTPVLVSQVTGLKGDSLQLFMRDNYPDYETMRTIGHNDLLYWITDKYKAWIKK, encoded by the coding sequence ATGAAGGCTCACATGCGTATTCTGTTGCTGGGTTGCATCGCCGGGATGTTGTTCCCTTTTGCCGCAAAAGCACAGGTCATCGTAACCGGACAGATTTCAGACAGCAACAAACTGGTGCTGCCATACGCCACTATTACCAACCTGACCACAGGTAGGCATTCCCTATCTGATCAGGGTGGTTTTTATAAGATAGACGCTACCCGGAACGACAAGATCGTTTTTACGTTCGTAGGTTATCTGCCTGATACCGTGAAGGTGACGCAGACGACCGGTACCCAGACACTTAATGTGAAACTGGTGGTGGCCAGCCGTTTCCTGAAAGGAGTGGAAGTGTCTTCTCAGTATACACCTTACCAGCTGGACTCTATGGAGCGCCGCCGGCAGTATGGTTATTTGCTGGATTTGCCCAATAAGCCGCTGGCTGGAGGAAGTACCCCGCAAGGCGCCGGTATCGTTTTCAGTCCGTTTACCCGATATTCCAAGAGCGAGAAACAAAAAAGGCAGTTCAAGAAGAATTACGAGGAGATGGAAAAAGAGAAATATATTGACTCCCGCTTTACCCCGGTGCTGGTCAGCCAGGTTACCGGACTGAAAGGGGATTCATTGCAGCTCTTCATGCGGGATAACTATCCGGACTACGAAACCATGAGGACCATTGGCCACAACGACCTGCTGTACTGGATTACAGACAAATACAAAGCCTGGATCAAAAAATAA